One stretch of Chitinophaga pendula DNA includes these proteins:
- a CDS encoding fumarylacetoacetate hydrolase family protein, whose translation MKLIRFGLPGAEQPGVVTAAGQFDVSAFGEDYGERFFETGGLERLASWWEQHGKDCPVIPAGTRLGAPVQRPSKIICIGLNYADHARETNAQLPQEPIVFFKSTSSLVGPNDALVIPKGSEKTDWEVELAVVIGKKASYVEEKDALDYVAGYALHNDYSERAFQLERGGQWVKGKSCDTFAPLGPWLVTKDEIADIDNVRLWLTVNGQQMQDGNTSNFIFKVPFLISYLSQFMTLLPGDVISTGTPAGVGLGMNPQVYLKPGDVIELGIDGMGTSKQVAQAWK comes from the coding sequence ATGAAACTGATCAGGTTTGGATTACCGGGAGCGGAGCAACCGGGTGTAGTAACAGCGGCGGGACAATTTGATGTCAGCGCTTTTGGTGAGGATTACGGAGAGCGATTTTTTGAGACGGGGGGATTGGAGCGTTTGGCTAGTTGGTGGGAGCAGCATGGAAAGGACTGTCCGGTTATCCCTGCCGGCACTCGTTTGGGGGCGCCTGTTCAGCGTCCTTCCAAGATCATCTGTATAGGGTTGAACTATGCAGACCATGCCCGGGAAACAAATGCCCAGCTACCACAGGAGCCAATCGTATTTTTTAAGAGTACCTCTTCGCTGGTAGGTCCTAACGATGCACTGGTTATACCCAAAGGGAGCGAAAAGACCGATTGGGAAGTAGAATTAGCAGTGGTAATTGGTAAAAAGGCCAGTTATGTCGAGGAAAAGGATGCACTGGACTATGTGGCCGGCTATGCTTTACATAACGATTATAGTGAAAGGGCTTTTCAGCTGGAAAGAGGTGGTCAGTGGGTAAAAGGTAAGAGCTGTGACACCTTTGCTCCATTAGGGCCCTGGTTGGTGACTAAAGATGAGATTGCGGATATTGACAACGTACGTTTATGGCTGACTGTTAATGGTCAGCAAATGCAGGACGGTAATACTTCTAATTTCATTTTCAAGGTGCCTTTCCTCATTTCTTATCTCAGCCAGTTTATGACCTTGCTGCCAGGAGATGTCATCTCTACCGGTACGCCGGCAGGTGTAGGTTTGGGTATGAATCCCCAGGTTTATTTAAAACCAGGTGATGTGATAGAATTAGGTATTGATGGTATGGGCACCTCGAAACAGGTGGCACAGGCCTGGAAATAA
- a CDS encoding L-rhamnose mutarotase yields the protein MKRYCLALDLVDDPVLIAEYESYHQAVWPEIKQSITDSGILNMEIYRIMNRLFMIMDVSAEFDGERKAAADAASPKVQEWEQLMWKYQQPLPIANPGEKWIEMKKIFGL from the coding sequence ATGAAAAGGTATTGCCTGGCGTTGGATCTTGTGGATGATCCGGTGCTTATAGCAGAATATGAAAGTTATCATCAGGCGGTATGGCCGGAGATCAAACAGAGTATTACGGACAGCGGGATACTGAATATGGAGATCTACCGCATTATGAATCGTCTGTTCATGATCATGGATGTATCTGCTGAATTTGACGGGGAGCGTAAGGCGGCAGCGGATGCTGCGAGTCCTAAAGTACAGGAATGGGAGCAACTGATGTGGAAATACCAGCAGCCATTGCCTATTGCCAATCCCGGAGAGAAGTGGATCGAAATGAAAAAAATATTCGGGCTTTAG
- a CDS encoding SDR family NAD(P)-dependent oxidoreductase, which translates to MNLFRLDGKTAVVTGGGSGIGQAIAQCFAAQGAHVHIIELNEDGGKGTAAAIIAEGGLASLHACNVSDQAAMINTMETIKAATGRIDILVNCAGIAHIGNLQNTTEADLDRIYQVNVKGTYNAMYAVIGQMKQQGGGVILNVASIASSVGIPDRFAYSMSKGAVLTMTLSVAKDFIQDGIRCNCISPARVHTPFVDGFLAKNYPGREPEMFEKLSKTQPIGRMAKPSEVAHLALYLCADEAGFITGCDYPIDGGFIKLNN; encoded by the coding sequence AGCTATTGCACAATGTTTTGCCGCGCAGGGAGCTCATGTACATATTATTGAGTTGAACGAGGATGGAGGGAAGGGAACAGCGGCAGCCATCATAGCGGAAGGGGGGCTGGCATCATTGCATGCCTGCAATGTATCGGACCAGGCGGCGATGATAAACACGATGGAGACTATCAAGGCTGCAACCGGTCGTATAGACATCCTCGTGAACTGCGCCGGTATTGCGCATATAGGAAATCTTCAAAATACTACTGAAGCTGACCTGGACAGGATATACCAGGTGAATGTGAAAGGTACCTATAATGCGATGTATGCGGTAATTGGTCAGATGAAGCAACAGGGTGGTGGTGTGATATTAAATGTCGCTTCTATTGCTTCGAGTGTGGGTATTCCGGATCGTTTTGCTTATTCGATGAGTAAGGGTGCTGTATTGACGATGACATTGTCGGTGGCTAAAGATTTTATACAGGACGGTATCCGCTGTAATTGTATCTCTCCGGCACGGGTGCATACACCTTTTGTGGATGGATTCCTGGCCAAAAATTATCCCGGGCGTGAGCCGGAAATGTTTGAAAAGTTATCTAAAACGCAGCCGATCGGCCGTATGGCGAAACCGTCGGAGGTAGCTCACCTGGCACTGTACCTATGTGCAGACGAAGCTGGTTTTATCACAGGGTGTGATTATCCGATCGATGGGGGCTTCATTAAATTAAATAATTGA